In Nycticebus coucang isolate mNycCou1 chromosome 5, mNycCou1.pri, whole genome shotgun sequence, the DNA window TTCCTtgaacctttttattttataagcatAGACAATAGGGTTCATCATGGAGTTAGCATGGGACAGCAGGATGCCCAAGTATAGCACAATTTGTGGTACCTCCCCATCAAAGTAGATAACACAGTTGATGATGGATAATGGCAGCCAGGACACAGCAAATAAGAAGAGAACCAGAAACAGGGACTTAGCTGTCTTGAACTCCCGTCCATAAAATGCACCTGACTCTTTAGAGTTAGAAACGTTCTGACTGAGTTTCTTCCGGATGATGTAGAAGATGTCAAGGTAGATGACACACATGACGACCAGGGGGATTAAAATCCAGACGAAGAAGCTGAAGTAGACCATGTAGTCCATTTTTATGACGGAACGAAATTGGCAGGAGAGGGAGGTGACATTTCTGTGGTACCATGGGGTCAGTTTCACGTTCCAGCCAAACATGGGTGTCAACCCCACCAGGAATGATACCAGCCAGCAAAAGCCCAAGGCCAGCCATATTCTTCTCTGAGTGGTGACCCTTCTGTATCTGTTTGAATGAAAAAAGCCAGTGAGTTCGCAGCAGGAATTGCTACAGGGTGGAGGGAGATGGCAAGGGTAAAGGAGAGAGACAGGGTGAGCCAAAGCGTACACTCTCTCAATTCCCCAGTCTTCTGTTGAGAGAGGAGAGCGTTGATATTCTATGGTGATTTGAGCTAAACTCTACCGGATATGAAGATAGGATGGGCAGACCACAGAGAAAAATTCAGCAAACTCCTCTGGGGAATCttctaaaaaagaacaatctagaaAGGATGAGGAATATATTGCTTAAAGTTATTTCCATTCCTAGTGTGAGAATTCTTCAGCTCTGGGAGGTAAGATTTACCTAAGTCTCTGGGGATCACATACCTGGTGTGAAATGGTCTTCTCAGAGCACGCTTGCCTGCCACGCCCTGCACTGTTTTGTTTGGCTGTTGTACAGATGCCCGTAAATTATGTTATGTCTCTCCACActtcctctctacctgccctgccCCTGCTTCTCTGTTTGCATGGGCATCCATCCTTGGTGTTTTGAGTTCAGTGATTCAGTGGAGTCGTATAGGTTGTGTTGAAGTACTTCAGAGACCTTAAAAGACTCAACCAGTAAAAGTCACCCTTTCTGCTTAAACCTCCTTCCCGACAGCAACCTACACAGACTAGAAGAAGGAGACTAATATTGTTAAATACCGACTTTTTACTCACTATATTTTATGTCAGTTAAATCTCACAACAAACAAGATATTTTTCTGATGATCTCCATTTTACTGATGGCAATTGTGAAAATAATAGGAGTTATAGCTACTATTTATGGACCATAGGCTGTGTGCCAGGTATTTTTCTAAGAACTTTACATATGTTAACTCTTTTAATCTTATGAGGAAAGTGcacattattatccccattttatagttaaaaaattGAACCTCAGACAAGTACCTTATACCAGCTAGAAGAGGTGggactaaaattgaaaaaaggtaGGTCTGAGTTGAGAGCATCTTAACCACTGTGatatggatgaagaaactgaaggggAAATAGTTTGGCCAAGATCAGTTCTCACGATCGTCTTTGAACACAGGCTTGTTTACATCTATAACTTAGTTGTAGCCCCCTCTCTGTGCTCTTTCCTCAAAGGAGAGGCGAAACATGAGGCCAGTGCAATTTAGGACAACTGGGGAATTAGATTTCTCAATTTAGCAGTCTGCTTTCTTCACATACTCACACAGAAGCTTGGAACTACGATGGGCAGTGAAGAAcgttttttgggggggaaggttTCATTGCAGGAAGAGGAGTAgcaagaggggaaggaggaagaaaaggaggagaaatatACACACTCTAAGAACCCTTTTCTCAAGCTTGAAGTGGGCACAGAATCAaagcaaaaagatgaaataataacctGCATTTGCAAAGAAAAGAACCTCCAGTTTGTCTTCCCTCATTCTTATCTGTCTGCTTCtcctaaaataagaaattttatctGGTAGGGTTTTACCATTTCTAAAACTTAAGAGCAGTTTTTACTAATTAGAGACTTCATCAATGTCAGCTACCCCGAGGACTGAACATCTGCCTGTAGCCAGTGGAGAAAGGACTGGAGCATTCCTGGCTCTAGTTCCTGAGTCTCAGCTCATCATTCGTTGCTCAACTCTTCACAGACATTTATTGCCCTATTTCAACCTTGAGGACCAATGTGCATTCATTATCACTCAAAAGGTCTGGGATCTAAACTTTGTAGCCTCATTTCACAGGCACCTCTATAACTGCCCCCCATATCCCACAGGCTACCTGACAGTAAGCTTGACCCGCAAGTACCGGTCCACAGCGATGGCCAGCAAGGACATGATGGAGGCGTGGGTAAAGATCAGCAGCAGGCAGGTCATGAAAAGGCAGCTGTAGAAGTGGACTGTGATGCCCAGGCTGACGACGATGGCCAAAGGCATGACTAGCACCCCTACAGCAATGTCAGCCAGGGCAAGGGAGACAATGAAATAGAAGGTGGTGGTCTGCAGGCTGGGATTCAGCTTGACCACCCAGATGACCAGTACATTGCCCACTATGGCACACAGCCCAATGAAAACCTCCACAGTGATGTAGGTAAAGCTGGCCAGAGACAGGGCGGTGCTGTTGATGGGCATCTTGCCTTCGCAGAGGAGTCCCCACGGGGACAGGTGAGCCAGCAGGATCTGTAATGGCCAGCGAGCCTAGATCTTCCCAGATATCTTCCCAGAGGTCCATGGGTAGCAACAGTCTAAAATTCACACCTCACTCACTCCTCTTCTCTGGTGGGGTGATCCATTCCCTAGACAGGGCCCTTCTCAGGGCGAGCTCTTCCAGCTCCTCTGCCAGCCACACGCGCCTGGGCTCCTAGAGGCCTGCAGGATGGTTCTATGTGGGCTGAATGTGAAAGTCCTGCTACTCTTAGTTCCCCAGACAGACACTGTCAAGGCCTCTGCCT includes these proteins:
- the ADORA3 gene encoding adenosine receptor A3 isoform X1; this translates as MPINSTALSLASFTYITVEVFIGLCAIVGNVLVIWVVKLNPSLQTTTFYFIVSLALADIAVGVLVMPLAIVVSLGITVHFYSCLFMTCLLLIFTHASIMSLLAIAVDRYLRVKLTVRYRRVTTQRRIWLALGFCWLVSFLVGLTPMFGWNVKLTPWYHRNVTSLSCQFRSVIKMDYMVYFSFFVWILIPLVVMCVIYLDIFYIIRKKLSQNVSNSKESGAFYGREFKTAKSLFLVLFLFAVSWLPLSIINCVIYFDGEVPQIVLYLGILLSHANSMMNPIVYAYKIKRFKETYLLIFRSCMICRSSNSFNPNVEQISE